GCCGCCGTCGCCTTGCCCCGCAGTGCCTGGCCCAGCGCCAGTTGTGGCTGCGGCGCCCAGTAGCGGGCCAGCAAGGCTTCGGCCAGCGCCGGTTCGGCCGAGCGCTGTCCGAGCACCAACGGCAAGGCGCCGGCACCCTCACCCAGTTCGCCGCCCACGCACAGCAGATCGCCCGGCCGGGCACCCCGGCGCGTCAGCGCCTGGCCTGCGGGTACGGCGCCAAAAACGGTCAGGGTCAGGGACAGCGGGCCACGGGTGGTGTCGCCGCCGATCAGCCGCAGTGCGCAGCCTTCGGCCATGCGATTGAGGCCTTCGGCGAAGGCTTGCAGCCAGCCAGCCTCGAAACTCGGCAGGGTCAGGGCCAGGGTGAAACCGAGGGGCCGCGCGCCCATGGCGGCCAGGTCACTGGCCGAGACACCCAAGGCGCGCTGGCCGAGCAGCAGCGGGTCGCAGCCCTCGGGAAAATGCACACCGGCCACCAGGGTGTCGGTGGATACTGCCAGTTGCTCGCCAGACGCCAGGTCCAGCAGCGCACAGTCGTCGCCGATACCCAGAGCAACGCCATCGCCGCCCTGCGCACAGGGCGCGGCGGCGAAGTAATGACGGATAAGCTCGAACTCACCCATGCAGCCCCCTGAAAACGACCGGCGCTGCCATCGCGGCCTGTTCGTGCCCCGCGCTGGCGGCCCCGGCGACGTTTTCAGAGGCGCCCGTCATCAGCGTTTATGGGCTTTGACTTCAGCGGCGCGCAGGGTCGGGGCCAGTTTGTCGAGCACACCGTTGACGAACTTGTGGCCATCGGTAGAACCGTAGACCTTGGCCAGTTCGATGGCTTCGTTGATGACCACGCGGTACGGCACGTCGATGCGGCGCAGCAGCTCGAAGGTGGACAGGCGCAGCACGGCCAGTTCGACCGGGTCCAGTTCGTCGATGCTCAGGTCCAGGCACGGCTTGAGGGCGCCGTCGATTTCACCCTTGTGGGTGGCCACGCCATGCAGCAGTTCGCGGAAGTAGCCGCCATCGACGGTGCTGAAGTCGTTGTCGACGCGGAACTGCGCCTCGATTTCGTTCAACGAATGGCCAGCCATCTGCCACTGGTACAGCGCCTGGGTCGCCAGTTGGCGGGCTTCGCGGCGCTTGGCAGTCTTGCTCTTGGCGGCTTCCGGCGATTTGGGCTCGCGCGGGTTGAACTTGTCGCTGTCGTCGGAAATCACTTGGCCTCCAACTGCGCAAGCAGACTGACCATTTCCAGGGCCGACAGGGCGGCTTCAGCGCCCTTGTTGCCCGCCTTGGTGCCGGAACGCTCGATGGCCTGCTCGATGGTGTCGACGGTCAGCACGCCGAACGCGACCGGTACGCCGAACTCCATGGAGACCTGGGACAGGCCCTTCACGCATTCACCAGCCACGTATTCGAAGTGCGGGGTGCCGCCACGGATCACCGCGCCGAGGGCGACGATGGCCGCGAACTCGCCACGCTGGGCGACCTTCTGCACCACCAGCGGAATTTCGAAGGCGCCAGGCGCGCGGATGATGGTGATGTCGCTTTCCTTGATGCCGTGGCGTACCAGGGCATCGACCGCGCCGCTCACCAGGCTTTCCACGACGAAGCTGTTGAAACGGCCAACCACCAGGGCGTAGCGGCCTTGCGGGGCGATGAAGGTACCTTCGATGGTCTTCAGGGTCATTCGCTTGGGTCTCGTATTAAAGAGCAAGTCCGCCCAGCGGCGGACTTTGAGAATGTTAGGTCATGAATCACGATGCACATGAGACAGCCGGCAAAAAGCAGTTTTTTGCCGGCTGCGGGGGGTGTCGTCATTCCGATGGCACGTATTCTACAACTTCCAGGTCGAAACCGGATATCGCGTTGAACTTCATCGGCGAACTCATCAGGCGCATCTTGCGCACGCCAAGGTCGCGCAGGATCTGCGAACCGGCGCCTACGGTGCTGTAGGTGCTCGGCAGCTTGATCGGCTGCTGACCAGCGGTCTCACGGATGTGCGCGAGCAGCACATCGCCGTCGAGCGGATGACCGAGCAGCAGCACCACACCGCTGCCGGCCTCGGCCACGGCGGCCATGGCCGCACGCAGGCTCCAGCGACCAGGCTGTTTGATCAGCAGCAGGTCGCGCAGCGGGTCCATGTTGTGGACTCGCACCAGGGTGGGCTCGTCGGCGCTGATGGTGCCCAGGGTCAGGGCCAGGTGCACTTCGCCTTCCACCGAGTCGCGGTAGGTCACCAGGTTGAAGTGCCCCACTTCGCTGTCCACCGGCTGCTCGGCGACGCGCTGGATGGTGCGTTCGTGGGTCATCCGGTAGTGGATCAGGTCGGCGATTGTGCCGATCTTGATGTCGTGCTCCAGGGCGAAGGCTTCCAGCTCGGCGCGACGCGACATGGTGCCGTCGTCGTTCATGATCTCGCAGATCACCCCGGAAGGTTCGAAACCGGCCATGCGCGCCAGGTCGCAGGCCGCCTCGGTGTGCCCGGCGCGCACCAGGGTGCCGCCCGGCTGGGCCATCAGCGGGAAGATGTGCCCAGGGCTGACGATGTCTTCAGCCTTGGCGTCGCGGGCCGCGGCGGCCTGCACGGTACGCGCACGGTCGGCGGCGGAGATGCCGGTGGTCACGCCCTCGGCGGCCTCGATGGACACCGTGAACTTGGTGCCGAAGCCCGAACCGTTGCGCGGCGCCATCAGCGGCAGCTTGAGCGTTTCGCAGCGCTCGCGGGTCATCGGCATGCAGATCAGGCCGCGCGCATAACGGGCCATGAAGTTGATGTGTTCAGCCTTGACGCATTCGGCGGCCATGATCAGGTCGCCTTCGTTTTCTCGGTCTTCGTCATCCATGAGGATGACCATCTTGCCCTGACGAATGTCTTCGATCAGGTCTTCAATCGTGTTGAGCGCCACTCGGCACCCCCTTGGGTCAGGATTTCAGGTAGCCGTTGGCGGCCAGGAAGCTTTCGGTGATGCCGCCCTGGGCCGGCTCGGCGGCCTTGTCACCGAGCAGCAGGCGCTCGAGGTAACGGGCCAGCAGGTCGACCTCCAGGTTGACCTTACGACCCGGCCGGTAGTCGGCCATGATGGTCTCGGCCAGGGTGTGCGGCACGATGGTCAGCTCGAACTCCGCGCCATGCACGGCGTTGACGGTCAGGCTGGTGCCGTCGACGGTGATCGAACCCTTGTGGGCGATGTATTTGGCCAGCTCGCGCGGGGCGCGTACGCGGAACTGGATGGCGCGGGCATTTTCCTCGCGCGAGACGATTTCGCCCACGCCGTCGACATGGCCGCTGACCAGGTGGCCGCCGAGGCGCGAGCTGGGGGTCAGGGCCTTTTCCAGGTTGACCCGGCTACCGACCTTGAGGTCGACGAACGCCGTGACGTCGAGGGTCTCGCGGCTGACGTCGGCCCAGAAACCGTCGCCAGGCAGCTCGACGGCGGTCAGGCACACGCCGTTTACCGCGATGCTGTCGCCAAGCTTGACGTCGCCCAGGTCGAGCTTGCCGGTTTCCACGTAGACGCGGACGTCGCCGCCTTTGGGGGTCAGGGCCCGGATGCTGCCGATGGATTCGATGATGCCGGTAAACATGAGGTCCTCCGCTGGGACTGGCTGCCCGGAAGGTTCGGGCAAAGCCGGGAATTATACGCCTGGCGTGGGCACAGGCAGAGCGATGACGTGCCAGTCGTTGCCGATGGCGCGCATTTTCACGATTTTCAGCGCCAGCGCTTCGCTCATTCGCGACAGCGGCAGGTCCAGCAGCGGCCGCGCTTCGGAGCCGAGGAACTTGGCGGCGATGAAAATCTGGAATTCGTCGACCAGGCCCAATCGAGTGAAGGCGCCAGCCAGGCGCGGGCCGGCCTCGACCAGCACGTCGTTGACGCCAATGGCCCCCAGCGCATCGAGCAGCGCAGGCAGGTCGACGTGGCCGTCGCTGCCGGGCAGGTTCACCAGCTCATGCCCCTGCGCCTGGTAGCGGGCGTCGGCGTCTTCGCCTGCGCAGGTCACCACCATGGCCGGGCCGGCCTGGAAGAATGGCTGGTCCAGCGGCACCCGCAGGCGCCCGTCGATCAGTACCCGCAGCGGCGGCCGGGCGGCGGCCAAGGCGGTGAGTTCGGCGTCCAGGCCCAGCTCGGCGGGGCGCACGGTGAGACGCGCCGCGTCAGCGAGTACCGTATCGGCGCCACTGAGCACCACGCTGGACTGCGCGCGCAGGCGCTGCACTTCGGCGCGCGCCTGGGGACCGGTGATCCACTGGCTTTCGCCGCTGGCCATGGCGGTGCGGCCGTCCAGGCTCATGGCCAGCTTGACCCGCACATAGGGCCGGCCGCTTTCCATGCGCTTGAGGAAACCGCTGTTCAGCGCCCGGGCCTCGTCCTCTAGCACGCCGCTGTCGACCGCGATACCGGCCTCGCGCAGGCGCTGCAGGCCACGCCCGCCAACCTGCGGGTTGGGGTCCTGCATCGCCGCGACCACGCGCCCCAGGCCGGCGGCGACCAGCGCTTCGGCGCAGGGCGGGGTACGCCCGTGGTGACTGCAGGGCTCCAGGGTGACGTAGGCGGTGGCGCCACGAGCCCGCTCACCGGCCTGACGCAGAGCATGAACTTCAGCATGCGGCTCACCGGCACGCACGTGCCAGCCCTCGCCTACCACCTGGCCGTCGCGCACGATCACGCAGCCGACCCGTGGGTTGGGATGCGTGGAATACAGCCCCTGGCGCGCCAGCTCCAGGGCGCGCGCCATGTAGTGGGCGTCGAGGACGCGTTGCTCGCTGCTCATTCCTTCCCCGGCTCGCGCGCCAGGCGCTCAATCTCTTCGCGGAATTCGTTGAGGTCCTGGAAGCGCCGGTACACCGAGGCGAAACGGATGTAGGCAACTTCATCGAGCTTCTGCAGCTCGCCCATGACCAGTTCGCCGACCACCAGCGACTTGACCTCACGCTCGCCGGTGGCGCGCAGTTTGTGCTTGATGTGCGCCAGCGCCGCTTCCAGGCGCTCGACACTGACCGGGCGCTTTTCCAGGGCACGCTGCATGCCGGCACGCAGCTTGTCTTCGTCGAATGGCTGGCGTCGGCCGTCCTGCTTGATCAGCCGTGGCATGACCAGTTCGGCGGTTTCGAAGGTGGTGAAGCGTTCGCCGCAGGCCAGGCATTCGCGACGGCGACGTACCTGCTCGCCTTCGGCAACCAGGCGCGAATCGATGACCTTGGTGTCGTTGGCAGCGCAGAAGGGACAGTGCATGGGTGGCAAGCCACTGGAAAAAGGGGAGCGCCATGGTAGCGCATCTCATCGGCATGACAAGACTCAGGCGGCGCTGGACAGGCGGGCACGGCGATATGAAACTGCCGCTATTGATTCACACCGATGCGGGAGCCCCTCAGGTGCTCCTGCTGCCTCGCCGGAGTCCGCATGTCACCGAAACACATCGTCGCCCTCGCCCTGGCCGCCTTGCTGGCCGCCTGCAGCAGCACCGAACCGCCGCCCGCGCCGCGACCGGCCGCACCGGTCGCCAAGGTTCCCGAAGGCCCCGGCCCACTGCTGCCTTATCAACGCGAAGTGAGCGGCCAGTTGCTGGGAGCGCCCGCCGGTGCCGAGGTCGAGATGGCCATGCTGGTGGTCGACGAACGGGGCCGGCCGCAGAAGCTGCTGACCAGCAGCAAGCTGCAGAGCACCGGCCAGTCACTGCCCTTCCAGCTGCGTTTCAACCCCGAGGCGTTCCCGGCCGGGGCGCGGGTCGAGCTGCGTGCCCGGGCC
The Pseudomonas sp. DTU_2021_1001937_2_SI_NGA_ILE_001 DNA segment above includes these coding regions:
- the thiL gene encoding thiamine-phosphate kinase, with the protein product MGEFELIRHYFAAAPCAQGGDGVALGIGDDCALLDLASGEQLAVSTDTLVAGVHFPEGCDPLLLGQRALGVSASDLAAMGARPLGFTLALTLPSFEAGWLQAFAEGLNRMAEGCALRLIGGDTTRGPLSLTLTVFGAVPAGQALTRRGARPGDLLCVGGELGEGAGALPLVLGQRSAEPALAEALLARYWAPQPQLALGQALRGKATAALDISDGLLADCGHIAKASGLRLLVERERLPIGTALRALLGEDAALQAALSGGDDYLLAFTLPAEHLSGLQAAGWPVTVIGRAVAGEGVTLLDARGQDITPTVRGYQHFRVES
- the nusB gene encoding transcription antitermination factor NusB produces the protein MISDDSDKFNPREPKSPEAAKSKTAKRREARQLATQALYQWQMAGHSLNEIEAQFRVDNDFSTVDGGYFRELLHGVATHKGEIDGALKPCLDLSIDELDPVELAVLRLSTFELLRRIDVPYRVVINEAIELAKVYGSTDGHKFVNGVLDKLAPTLRAAEVKAHKR
- the ribE gene encoding 6,7-dimethyl-8-ribityllumazine synthase; this translates as MTLKTIEGTFIAPQGRYALVVGRFNSFVVESLVSGAVDALVRHGIKESDITIIRAPGAFEIPLVVQKVAQRGEFAAIVALGAVIRGGTPHFEYVAGECVKGLSQVSMEFGVPVAFGVLTVDTIEQAIERSGTKAGNKGAEAALSALEMVSLLAQLEAK
- the ribBA gene encoding bifunctional 3,4-dihydroxy-2-butanone-4-phosphate synthase/GTP cyclohydrolase II, which codes for MALNTIEDLIEDIRQGKMVILMDDEDRENEGDLIMAAECVKAEHINFMARYARGLICMPMTRERCETLKLPLMAPRNGSGFGTKFTVSIEAAEGVTTGISAADRARTVQAAAARDAKAEDIVSPGHIFPLMAQPGGTLVRAGHTEAACDLARMAGFEPSGVICEIMNDDGTMSRRAELEAFALEHDIKIGTIADLIHYRMTHERTIQRVAEQPVDSEVGHFNLVTYRDSVEGEVHLALTLGTISADEPTLVRVHNMDPLRDLLLIKQPGRWSLRAAMAAVAEAGSGVVLLLGHPLDGDVLLAHIRETAGQQPIKLPSTYSTVGAGSQILRDLGVRKMRLMSSPMKFNAISGFDLEVVEYVPSE
- a CDS encoding riboflavin synthase: MFTGIIESIGSIRALTPKGGDVRVYVETGKLDLGDVKLGDSIAVNGVCLTAVELPGDGFWADVSRETLDVTAFVDLKVGSRVNLEKALTPSSRLGGHLVSGHVDGVGEIVSREENARAIQFRVRAPRELAKYIAHKGSITVDGTSLTVNAVHGAEFELTIVPHTLAETIMADYRPGRKVNLEVDLLARYLERLLLGDKAAEPAQGGITESFLAANGYLKS
- the ribD gene encoding bifunctional diaminohydroxyphosphoribosylaminopyrimidine deaminase/5-amino-6-(5-phosphoribosylamino)uracil reductase RibD codes for the protein MSSEQRVLDAHYMARALELARQGLYSTHPNPRVGCVIVRDGQVVGEGWHVRAGEPHAEVHALRQAGERARGATAYVTLEPCSHHGRTPPCAEALVAAGLGRVVAAMQDPNPQVGGRGLQRLREAGIAVDSGVLEDEARALNSGFLKRMESGRPYVRVKLAMSLDGRTAMASGESQWITGPQARAEVQRLRAQSSVVLSGADTVLADAARLTVRPAELGLDAELTALAAARPPLRVLIDGRLRVPLDQPFFQAGPAMVVTCAGEDADARYQAQGHELVNLPGSDGHVDLPALLDALGAIGVNDVLVEAGPRLAGAFTRLGLVDEFQIFIAAKFLGSEARPLLDLPLSRMSEALALKIVKMRAIGNDWHVIALPVPTPGV
- the nrdR gene encoding transcriptional regulator NrdR, translating into MHCPFCAANDTKVIDSRLVAEGEQVRRRRECLACGERFTTFETAELVMPRLIKQDGRRQPFDEDKLRAGMQRALEKRPVSVERLEAALAHIKHKLRATGEREVKSLVVGELVMGELQKLDEVAYIRFASVYRRFQDLNEFREEIERLAREPGKE
- a CDS encoding YbaY family lipoprotein, with product MSPKHIVALALAALLAACSSTEPPPAPRPAAPVAKVPEGPGPLLPYQREVSGQLLGAPAGAEVEMAMLVVDERGRPQKLLTSSKLQSTGQSLPFQLRFNPEAFPAGARVELRARAIQSGQLVMHLPSMRIEQPVTQALGPLQLVKAP